The Deltaproteobacteria bacterium genomic sequence GAATGGAAGAATGTTTTTTCCAAATTCTCAGTGCTTCCCCAAATTGCCAACGCGTGTGCCAGCGGTTAATGCGGGATAAAGTTACATCATTGGAAGTTTGTAATCCCATTTCAATCCAACATAATTTTCCTTCGGACAATTCCTGAAGTTTTACTGCCCAATCGGCATCAACGCTGTCGGGTCTCGTGGAAAGGGCAAAACCGACCACATCGGGATGATCCAAACTTTCTCTGAATTTCGACAAAAGAGATTTTGGATCACCATGGGTGCTCGTGAAACTTTGAAAGTAGGAAATAAATTTGCCTGCGCGATGACGCTTCTGAATATATTCAATCCCTTCCTGTAATTGTTCTGGAATCGTTTTACTTCTTCTCCCTGTGGAATTGGGGGCATAGGAAACATCGTTGCAAAAAGTGCAACCCCCGCTCGCGACACTGCCATCAATATTGGGACAGGTAGTAACAGCACTCAAACTGACCTTAAAAACACGACAGTTAAATTGCTTTTTGAGCCACGAAGAGAGGTCGGAATAGCGTTTTATCTTTGTCACCTTGCCACGGTTCATATCTGGAAGCGCCGAAATGGTAAAGATGGGTCATTTTAACCCCATCCTATACCTATAATTAACAGGCTAATTACTTGATAAATATAGATACTTAACATCCCATTCATCTTTTGAGAAAGGATTTTTTTGTCAACGAAGTATTTTTTCACCCATCCAATTCCATTTTTCATTTTTTTTAATACTCCTATCTCATTGAAATACAAAAGTTTTATAAAAATTTTACCAAAATGATCTGATTGGCACGTGGATTGCTCTTCTTAGGCTCGAGTCAAGAAAGAGAGGGGAATCCAATGGTTACCAATCAAAAGTTTCAAAGAAGAAGAAAGATAAAGAAGATTGTTGCTGTTTCCACACTCCTCCTCATTTCTCTCCTTTTAATCAGTTGCGGTAGTGCTTCCAGCTCAACCTCCGAAGCCGTCACCCCCCTTGCAGGATTACCCAGTCAAGAAACCAAAGGCTCCTCAGGTAACACCAGCGGCGTAACCATCACCAACACCTCCTCTTCACCCAAAGAACTGAACGTGGGTGATTTGATGTATCTCGATTTGAATGCTCTGCAAGGTTCCGTTGATTTCAGCGGCGTCAATGCCAACGCAGAATTTCTTTTGTCCATTGCCAACACCTCCGCAACACAACAAAGTTTCAATGTTCAATTGAGCAGTGATTTGTCGGCACCGGAATTGGATGTGTCAAAAGAAGTGAGCCAGCCCACGAATTCTCTTGAAGAGGGCAACGATGTCACAGAAATATTTCACGAAGTACTTCGTCTGCGCGAAAGAGAGCAAGATGGTTTGGAGATGCCAAAAGAGGTTTCTTTCTCAGCTTCAAAATCGGTGGAAAGCGCAAGTCCCTCTATCTCCGAAGGTTCCACTCAGTCTTTCAAGGTTTTGGCCAGCCTCAGCTCCGCAACAAGTTATGTTACAGTCAATGGTGTTGCAGAATGTGTTGGTTCCAATGTCGTATTTTATGTCGATGATCGCGTCACCACCGACATACTCTCTTCCAAGGAAGTAGGTGCATTGTGCACCCAATTTGATGAAACTGTTACAAAAGAACAGGCTTTGTTCGGCTCTGCTTCGGACGTCAATGGTGATGGAAAGATAGTTGTTTTTCTAACTCCGCAAGTCAATCATCTCGGTGGTTTGGGCGGAGGTATTGTCACAGGTTTTTTCAATTCGATTGATTTACATCCCGCAACCAGCTCCAACCCAGCCAGCAATAATATGGAAATTCTGTACATCATGGTTCCGGATCCAAACGGTATTTATGGAGTCCCTGTTTCCAAATCTTTTGCTCTCTCCAATTTGATTCTCGCCGTGCTTCCCCATGAACTTCAACACGCCATCAGTTACAACCAACATGTCTTTGTCAACAAAGGACTTGCCGAAGAGGCATGGCTCAACGAAGGCATGTCTCATTTGGCAGAAGATTTGATGGGACAAAATCAGGAAAATCCTTCGCGCTATGGCATCTTTTTGAACAGCCCTTCTTCTTATTCTCTGGTTGCCGGAAGCTCTCCGGGCCTTGCCGCCAGAGGAGCCGCCTATCTCTTTATGCGTTATCTCTATGAACAAAGTGGCAATGCCGGTCAATTCATGAAAAACATGATTCAGACTTCACAGGTCGGCACTCGGAATATCGAAACCGCTTTTGCCGGAAGCGCCAGCGATTTTGATCAATTCGGGGAATTCTTTCTGAGATGGAGTGTCGCTCTGGGAATTACGGACGGAGGCATTTCTCAAGATCGTCGTTATACCTATCAACCACGCGTTCAGGATTCGGTGACCGGAAACTGGGGTGGCGTTTGTCTCCGTTGTAATTCAGACGACAACAGAGGCACCGTTTTAAGCGGTGTGCCTGTTTCTAATTTTTCGGGTTCACTGAGCGCTTCAACATTGCCGAGTTCAGCACGTTTCTACAAAATCACCGGACTACAAAACAAACTTTATTTTTCCGGGGCCAATGGGAGCAATGGATACGGAGCATTGATACGCACAAAATAATTTGTGCGTAAAACGAGTG encodes the following:
- a CDS encoding TIGR01212 family radical SAM protein (This family includes YhcC from E. coli K-12, an uncharacterized radical SAM protein.), producing MNRGKVTKIKRYSDLSSWLKKQFNCRVFKVSLSAVTTCPNIDGSVASGGCTFCNDVSYAPNSTGRRSKTIPEQLQEGIEYIQKRHRAGKFISYFQSFTSTHGDPKSLLSKFRESLDHPDVVGFALSTRPDSVDADWAVKLQELSEGKLCWIEMGLQTSNDVTLSRINRWHTRWQFGEALRIWKKHSSIPVCAHVVLGLPQETREDILETAHYLATQPIDGIKIHNLHVVKGTVLAEDYQKGVYEPPTLEKYADWVVDFMEHTPPHLLVHRMNAHAPRQLTLAPEWSVNKLGVVNAVEEALEQRNSWQGKALGFQFGEVVIPTNEGF